A stretch of Triticum aestivum cultivar Chinese Spring chromosome 1D, IWGSC CS RefSeq v2.1, whole genome shotgun sequence DNA encodes these proteins:
- the LOC123159687 gene encoding RING-H2 finger protein ATL74-like, translating into MGRPDSEEPTSSLAARLAALHDHAHGHGGGAAAPTSAGSAFDTNVVIILAALFFALLFAIGLNSLARCALRYVGRRAAVAAGEGGATAQMACRGSGIKRRVLRSLPVEVYGSGEVIDDVCAICLCEFVDGEKVRVLPQCGHGFHVRCVDAWLVSHSSCPTCRRPVSTGAPPKGGDGGIGHNQCPAETDTITVVIV; encoded by the coding sequence ATGGGCCGTCCTGATTCGGAGGAGCCGACGTCGAGCCTCGCCGCGCGGCTGGCTGCTCTCCACGACCACGCCCACGGACATGGGGGAGGAGCGGCGGCGCCGACGAGTGCAGGCTCGGCCTTCgacaccaacgtggtgatcatcctTGCCGCGCTCTTCTTCGCGCTGCTCTTCGCCATCGGGCTCAACTCGCTGGCGCGGTGCGCGCTGCGGTACGTGGGGCGCAGAGCCGCGGTCGCCGCCGGCGAGGGCGGGGCGACAGCTCAGATGGCCTGCAGGGGCAGCGGCATCAAGAGGCGCGTGCTGAGGAGCCTCCCCGTGGAGGTGTACGGATCCGGGGAAGTCATCGACGACGTGTGCGCCATATGCCTCTGCGAGTTCGTGGACGGCGAGAAGGTGCGCGTGCTGCCGCAGTGCGGCCACGGGTTCCACGTCCGGTGCGTCGACGCATGGCTGGTGTCCCACAGCTCGTGCCCGACGTGCAGGCGGCCGGTGTCCACGGGCGCACCCCCgaagggcggcgacggcggcattgGCCATAACCAGTGTCCCGCGGAGACCGACACGATCACCGTCGTCATCGTGTGA